The following nucleotide sequence is from Ferruginibacter lapsinanis.
GTATCAAGAACAATTTTTACATCTGTCTGTAATTTATCAGGGGCAGTAAAACTTGCAGCAGGTTCCCAATGATAAGACAGATTCTTTGCTCCATAATATTTAAGCAAATAAGCACTATCCATCGTTACACTTATACTGCCATCACAAACTTTAATGGTATCCTTAAAAGGTTTAAACTCAAGTGGCATGTACCCCCTTCGTTTATATCTTCCTAAAAAGATATCGCTACCTCCCTGGTTATACAAAACAAATGCAGTATCTGTAGATGCAGTATGTTTCTTAATAAATAATGTATCATTTATAAACGAGTCGCCGATATACAGTGCATTTTTTCCGGCTATTTCTCTTTTACTCAAAAACAGATCATGGGATCCGGGAATTGCAAAACTATCCACCACCAAAAAATTAGTATCCATAACTTTAAAATCTGATAATACATTACCAAGATCATCTGATCTTAAATACAGTGGGAAATTGAATATATTATTACTTTGATCCTCGTATGGGCCGGAATATTCAGTTCTATGTCGAACCTCAATGCCATTTTTTAAAATATATAAAGATGTAGAAGATGTTGAGCCAACGCCACGACCTGAAACTCTTAAAGTATGCCCCAGACCTTTATTATTCATTTCAAAGTTTAATGCCGAACCACTACTATTACCTACAGAGATGATATTTCCGGTTTTAGATATCTGTGTTATAAGCGTTTTATAAATGCCATATACAGGGAAAGGAGAGCTGGAATAAATATAAAATGTATTATTAAAATCAAGAGAATACTGGTAATCCAGCATTGCAACCAAGTTATGATTTACATTATCATACTCAATTCCAAGGCCTAAATATGATTCTTCAGGAGTGAGATAGGAGTGAAAAAGTTTTAACCAATCCGGATTTCCTGCTATATTATATTTTAATAATACAGAACCTTTTGTATAATCTGCCGGAGTTGTCAAATAATAATAGATAAAATTCCCCGGAGATATTTCGATCCGTGGTACTCCATCCGGATAAGTGGCGGGTGGGTTCAAGGTTACCACACTATCTCCAAATGTAAATGCTTGCTGGTATTTGCCTGCTAAATAAACATTTCCATCTTCATCAATTTCTACGTCAGTATAATTCAGATGGCTCAATAAACGATTGGCCGTTTGCACATTTCCGTTTTCATTAAATGTAGCGTAGAAATGTTTTGCTGTATCTAAATGTATTGCACCAATCGTCAATACTTCACTCAAAGATTTACCTAATAATACGACAACTCCATTATTGTTAACTTCAAGTTGTTGTACATTATCATTCCCCGCTCCTCCAAAAGATTTTACCCAGATCGTATTGCCATTGGTATCTAACTTTGCAATAAATATGTCGCTCCCTCCACTGTTTGTTAAAGTTGTATGGTCCCATTCAATTGTAGGAGAAGAAAAATTACCGGCAACATATAAAAAATTATTCTTGAAACGTATATCAACAACACTATCGTTACCCGAACCGCCTATTGACTTTATCCATTCCCAATGAGGTACGTTAGATTGAGAAAAAGAATTTAGCTGAAGAATAATGAATAGACAAACCAGGCGCAGTTTCATATAAAAAGTATTGGTACTTATAAGGGTTCATAAATGTAGTTGATTTCCTGCAGATTAACTACTTATTAAGCTCCATAATTTATATATATCTTTACTACATATTTTATCCTGGTTATACAAAATGGCAAGAGCAAAAAAAAACGCTGAAGAGGAGATAATCCACAACGATTTTATTGAAGTATTCGGTGCAAGAGAACACAATCTCAAGAACATTGACATCAACATTCCTAAAAATAAATTAGTGGTGTTTACCGGTGTAAGTGGCAGCGGAAAATCTTCATTGGCATTTGATACTATATACAATGAAGGTCAGCGTAGGTACATGGAAAGTTTCAGCGCCTATGCCAGGCAGTTTATGGGTGATATGGAACGTCCGGATGTAGATAAAATAACCGGCTTATCTCCAGTAATTTCTATCGAACAAAAAACAACCAACAAAAATCCACGTAGTACCGTTGGTACCATTACAGAGATATATGATTTCCTTCGTTTGCTATATGCCAGGGTTGGCGAGGCTTACAGTTACAACACCGGAAAAAGAATGGTGAAGTTCAGCGAAGAAGAAATTGTAAATAATATTTACAAAAAATTTGATGGCAAAAAAATAAGTTTGTTAGCACCACTGGTAAGGGGAAGAAAGGGACATTACAGAGAGTTATTTGAAGATGTAAGAAAAAAAGGATTTGTAAAAGTTAGAATTGACGGCGAGGTAAAAGACCTCACGCCTAAAATGCAGGTTGACCGTTATCAGATACATGATATTGAATTAGTGATAGACCGGTTACCGGTAAATGATGATATGAAACTTCGGCTGAGCCAGAGTGTTGTAAAGACTTTACAAATGGGTAAAGACCTGATGTTTGTTTTAGTGGAAGGAATTGACAAGCCGGTGCAATTCAGCAAGATGTTGATGTGTGATGAAACGGGTATCAGCTATGAAGAGCCATCTCCTAATGCTTTCTCGTTCAACAGCCCTTATGGCGCCTGCCCTACCTGTAAGGGTTTAGGCAATGTATACACCATCGATATGGAATCTGTTTTGCCCGACAGTGCAAAAAGTGTAAAAGAAGGCGCCATCATACCACTAGGTGAAGAAAGAGATGCCAGTGTATTTCAACAGGTGGTTGCATTTGCAAAAAAACATAAAATAAATTTAGACAAGCCGCTAAAGGATCTGCCGAAAGCTCAAGTCGACCTGCTTTTATATGGCGACCAGGAAATTAATCCTGCATTAGAAATGGACCTGAGTGATGATACTGTTCCGATGGAATACACGGGAAGTTATGAAGGCATCATACCAATGCTGAAGCGTTGGTTCTCTTCTCCGCAAAGCAATGAAGCATTGCGTGAGTGGGTAGAAAAATTCATGACATTAAAAACCTGTGCTACCTGCAATGGTGCCAGATTAAGAAAGGAAAGCCTTTGGTTTAAAATAGATAAAAGAAATATCACAGAACTCAGCAACTTGAATTTAGACAATCTGGCGGCATGGTTCGACGGCATCGAATTACGTTTAAGTGATAAACAAAATGCGATCGCTAAAGATGTATTGAAAGAGATAAGAGAGCGTTTGCAATTTTTATTAGATGTAGGACTTACTTATCTCACCTTAAACAGATCTTCTAAAAGCCTTAGTGGTGGAGAATCTCAGCGTATCCGACTGGCAACACAAATAGGATCACAATTACAAGGCATCACGTATATCTTAGATGAACCGAGTATTGGTTTGCATCAAAGAGACAATCAGCGATTGATCAGTGCATTGCAAAACTTAAGAGATATCGGAAACAGTGTATTGGTAGTAGAACATGATAAAGATATTATGATGGCTGCTGATTACCTCGTTGACATCGGTCCCAAAGCCGGCAAGCATGGCGGAGAAATTGTGGCAATGGGTACACCACAGGAAGTACTCGATTCAAGATCAGATACTGCACTTTATTTAAGCGGCGAAAAAAGTATTGAGGTCCCTAAAGAAAGAAGAAAAGGAAACGGAAAATTCATTGAACTGAATGGGGTGAAAGGCAATAATCTTCAAAATATTTCTGTACAATTTCCTTTAGGAAAATTAATTGTTGTTACCGGTGTAAGCGGCAGTGGTAAATCAACTTTGATCAATGAAACATTGTATCCCCTGCTGAATAAATTTTGTTACAACTCAAAAGCCAATCCGCTGGAATATAAATCCATCAAGGGTTTAGAGCAGATAGACAAGGTGATTGAGATAGATCAATCTCCGATCGGTCGTACACCAAGAAGCAACCCTGCTACTTACTGTGGTTTTTTTACAGACATAAGAACATTATTTGCAGCAGTACCCGAAGCAAAGATCCGTGGTTATAATGCAGGTCGTTTTTCTTTTAATGTAAAAAGCGGCAGGTGTGATGTTTGTGAAGGCGGTGGCATGAGGGTGATTGAAATGAATTTTTTACCGGATGTATATGTGCATTGTGAAAAATGTAATGGCAGACGTTACAACAGAGAAACACTTGAAATAAGATACAAAGGAAAAAGCATCAGCGATGTATTGGACATGACTGTTGATGAAGCGGTAGAATTTTTTCAGGCAGTGCCCTATATCTACCGAAAAATAAAAGTATTACAGGAAGTTGGTTTAGGTTACATCACATTAGGCCAAAGTGCTGTAACCCTTAGTGGTGGTGAAGCACAGCGTGTAAAACTTTCTACGGAGTTAGGAAAAAAAGATACCGGAAAAACATTTTACATTTTAGATGAACCTACTACCGGCTTGCATTTTCAGGATATCCAACATCTGTTGGAAGTATTGACCAAATTAGTTGACAGAGGCAATACCGTATTGGTGATCGAACATAATATGGATGTAATAAAAGTGGCGGATCATATCATTGATATCGGACCGGAAGGTGGCGATGGCGGTGGATTGGTATTATTTGAAGGCGTTCCTGAAGACCTGGTAAAAGTTGAAAAAAGTTTTACCGGAAAATATCTTAAGGCAGAATTGAAATAATTAAAATCTTACCGGGCAAGCCACAGAGCCACGATTTCGAAAACGAAAGATGCTGAAACCTTCTCCATCACCATCAGAAACACCGTGCCCAATGCGTACACCTATTTTCAATCCTACACTAAAATAGGTATCCATATTATTAGAATTGCCTCGTTTATCTCCGGGATTATCCACGGTGCCCCTGAAATAGGTCTTGTCAACTTTTGCATATATCTGCTTGGCAATATCAGCATTCTCTTCACTAAGGTATCGATAGAAATATTTAGAGTCAATATATTTAGTACTTACATCATCTATATAATCTGTATACGTTTTTCTATAAGATACTTCTACCCCAACAGATAATTTAGGACTAAGGAAATATTTTAAACCGGCACCCATCGGCATATTTACTTGTGTAAGTTTGTATTCTTTTCTTTGCGGATATTCTAGCATCCCTTGTCCTTCTGTACGTAATGGTTTAAGTTCATACCAACGTTTATTACCTTCATCATCCGTAAGCGACCCTTTCGGATTAAAATGAAAAGCGCCAATACCTGCAAAAAAATACGGCCGTAATCTTGTTTCATTGTCACTATTTCTTAAAAGGTAGGCTGTAGGACAAAATTCTACTGCAACACTGGCCTCCCACACATCACTTTTGAAATCGAGGTTTCGTTGCTTTCTCCATAATTCTTGCCCACCGTTATTTTGTATAATTTCATCCTTCCCTTCAAGATAAGTATAGCCTGCAGAAAATTTAATACCTAACCATTCATTAGGATTATACGTTATAAATGCACCTTTCATCAATTTGGTCAATTCCAGGTTAAGATCCTTGATGAATCTTTTACCTATACCCCTATTGCCTCCCAGGTCGCCCAGAAAAAAACTTGGTCCAAATGTTACACCAACCTCCAGGCTTTGTTTTTCATCACCGAAAATTAAATGCTGAGAAAAGGAAGGTGTTTGTGTTACACATAAAAAAAGAATAGCTGCAGCGGCCTTAGCCATGAAACAGCGCAACCGGTTTTTCATGCTGTAGAAAATTTAAATAGGATTTACGGATATTAATTTGCAGAAAAAATAAATAACAATTTTCATTGCTTATTTTTTCTGCAGTAAATCTATTTCAAATAAAGAAATTTTCAAACAGGTTGTTCCAACAGCATTTCGATATGCTCAATGCCATCTTCCAGATAGACATTACCAACAGGTACAAACCCTAAAGAAGAGTAGAATTTTTTCAAGTATAATTGTGCACCAATCGCAATTTTACCTACGGAAAATTGCTTGAGCGTTTTACTAATGGCTAATGTCATCAAAGCCCTGCCTGCACCTGCTTTTCGGTATTGAGGAGAGGTGAGCACCCTGCCAATGCTTGCTTCAGGAAAAGCAAGCCCCGGTGGCAAAATACGACAATATGCAGCAAGCTCATTGTTTGCATATCCCATCAAATGAAAAGATAGTTGATCCTTATCATCTGCATCCTGGTATACACAATTTTGCTCTAGTACAAATACTTCATTTCTCAATTTTAAAATCGAGTATAATTCCGTTACACTTAACTCATCAAAATACTTGTATTGCCATTCTAATTGCATCAGACGTTCGTTTTTTTATCATTGATGGTATTCATTTTAAACAGCATCAGATCAGCGATTGATCTTGCTCTTTTTTTGGCGAGCATGGCTTTTTCTCCAAGATAAAAATCATCAACAGAACTATTGAACAAATGCAACCATCTCTCAAAATGAATTTTCGTTAATGCTACTTTATCATTCAATATATAATGTTTCTCCATTGCATTATTTTGATAAACAGGATTATCTAAAATAATGCTCTCCCAAAAGTCAACGATCACCTGGGTATGATGCTCCCAATCCATTTTAACCACCTCATTAAAAATAAAACCGATC
It contains:
- the uvrA gene encoding excinuclease ABC subunit UvrA, yielding MARAKKNAEEEIIHNDFIEVFGAREHNLKNIDINIPKNKLVVFTGVSGSGKSSLAFDTIYNEGQRRYMESFSAYARQFMGDMERPDVDKITGLSPVISIEQKTTNKNPRSTVGTITEIYDFLRLLYARVGEAYSYNTGKRMVKFSEEEIVNNIYKKFDGKKISLLAPLVRGRKGHYRELFEDVRKKGFVKVRIDGEVKDLTPKMQVDRYQIHDIELVIDRLPVNDDMKLRLSQSVVKTLQMGKDLMFVLVEGIDKPVQFSKMLMCDETGISYEEPSPNAFSFNSPYGACPTCKGLGNVYTIDMESVLPDSAKSVKEGAIIPLGEERDASVFQQVVAFAKKHKINLDKPLKDLPKAQVDLLLYGDQEINPALEMDLSDDTVPMEYTGSYEGIIPMLKRWFSSPQSNEALREWVEKFMTLKTCATCNGARLRKESLWFKIDKRNITELSNLNLDNLAAWFDGIELRLSDKQNAIAKDVLKEIRERLQFLLDVGLTYLTLNRSSKSLSGGESQRIRLATQIGSQLQGITYILDEPSIGLHQRDNQRLISALQNLRDIGNSVLVVEHDKDIMMAADYLVDIGPKAGKHGGEIVAMGTPQEVLDSRSDTALYLSGEKSIEVPKERRKGNGKFIELNGVKGNNLQNISVQFPLGKLIVVTGVSGSGKSTLINETLYPLLNKFCYNSKANPLEYKSIKGLEQIDKVIEIDQSPIGRTPRSNPATYCGFFTDIRTLFAAVPEAKIRGYNAGRFSFNVKSGRCDVCEGGGMRVIEMNFLPDVYVHCEKCNGRRYNRETLEIRYKGKSISDVLDMTVDEAVEFFQAVPYIYRKIKVLQEVGLGYITLGQSAVTLSGGEAQRVKLSTELGKKDTGKTFYILDEPTTGLHFQDIQHLLEVLTKLVDRGNTVLVIEHNMDVIKVADHIIDIGPEGGDGGGLVLFEGVPEDLVKVEKSFTGKYLKAELK
- a CDS encoding DUF6089 family protein: MKNRLRCFMAKAAAAILFLCVTQTPSFSQHLIFGDEKQSLEVGVTFGPSFFLGDLGGNRGIGKRFIKDLNLELTKLMKGAFITYNPNEWLGIKFSAGYTYLEGKDEIIQNNGGQELWRKQRNLDFKSDVWEASVAVEFCPTAYLLRNSDNETRLRPYFFAGIGAFHFNPKGSLTDDEGNKRWYELKPLRTEGQGMLEYPQRKEYKLTQVNMPMGAGLKYFLSPKLSVGVEVSYRKTYTDYIDDVSTKYIDSKYFYRYLSEENADIAKQIYAKVDKTYFRGTVDNPGDKRGNSNNMDTYFSVGLKIGVRIGHGVSDGDGEGFSIFRFRNRGSVACPVRF
- a CDS encoding GNAT family N-acetyltransferase; amino-acid sequence: MQLEWQYKYFDELSVTELYSILKLRNEVFVLEQNCVYQDADDKDQLSFHLMGYANNELAAYCRILPPGLAFPEASIGRVLTSPQYRKAGAGRALMTLAISKTLKQFSVGKIAIGAQLYLKKFYSSLGFVPVGNVYLEDGIEHIEMLLEQPV
- a CDS encoding group III truncated hemoglobin; translation: MEKDITTRADIEKLIIHFYEKVKADDVIGFIFNEVVKMDWEHHTQVIVDFWESIILDNPVYQNNAMEKHYILNDKVALTKIHFERWLHLFNSSVDDFYLGEKAMLAKKRARSIADLMLFKMNTINDKKTNV